Proteins encoded together in one Mercenaria mercenaria strain notata chromosome 18, MADL_Memer_1, whole genome shotgun sequence window:
- the LOC123539055 gene encoding uncharacterized protein LOC123539055 gives MASGGNSLEQGSDTIFQFHCSQCVKDGKNSESVKFCEECYDYLCQTCLNTHNRWVALRRHKLLTMDEIRGKIDKPTTFVRKNCAVHNDTCVELYCAEHDAVLCKECCEISTHESCSAEYLPKVAMNCNEELRSLRFKANTIKRLCENVENKRLKDIARLNEQSDKSKSEIDNFAKNLVFSLNKSVDSLRKKVDNKNAGHIDTINEDITILQEAKAYLANHSQSDDENKMQLFLNMQDAKSVVPKYQSVIQEIEKRAGKETIAIRFKSSTKASLTHYKDIAVFKDEEDPLYSDGDLYASTIKDFCQMTDGTIIATDITNNKVKLLDSLYRLKDSIKVSTSPWGVCQIADSQIAVSCEKKIQFFNLHRKSKFRSDILMNDKCRGMTYCGGKLFVCCEGFDLGEGSSRILVFDRSGEQIQDINHKGIIGRPLSLAKSEDEQKIFVADSNKGIVILNINGQLIDAIRHPQLKIAAGVCVGKSGEVYTFDYSSGELFKLELHKALVKIDKLDVKLKCRNIVLFDRTRDRIISQSDNKASIEFVNVL, from the exons ATGGCGTCTGGTGGAAATTCACTTGAACAAGGATCTGACACTATTTTTCAGTTCCATTGTAGTCAATGTGTTAAGGATGGAAAGAATTCTGAATCAGTTAAGTTTTGTGAAGAGTGCTATGATTATCTTTGCCAAACATGTCTGAACACACATAATCGTTGGGTCGCATTGAGACGCCATAAACTGTTAACAATGGACGAGATTCGTGGAAAAATTGACAAACCAACAACATTTGTCCGGAAAAACTGTGCAGTTCACAACGATACATGTGTAGAACTTTATTGTGCTGAACATGATGCCGTTCTCTGTAAAGAATGCTGCGAAATTTCAACTCATGA atCGTGCTCTGCTGAGTACTTACCTAAGGTTGCAATGAACTGCAACGAAGAACTTCGAAGTTTAAGGTTCAAAGCTAACACCATCAAAAGGTTGTGTGAGAATGTTGAAAATAAGAGACTTAAAGATATTGCTCGCCTGAACGAACAAAGTGATAAATCAAAGTCTGAAATTGATAATTTTGCGAAAAACTTggtattttctttaaacaaatcaGTTGACAGTTTACGCAAAAAGGTAGACAATAAGAATGCAGGTCACATAGACACCATCAATGAAGATATAACCATACTACAGGAAGCAAAAGCATATTTAGCAAATCACTCACAATCAGACGATGAAAACAAAATGCAGCTTTTCTTGAACATGCAAGATGCGAAATCAGTAGTACCGAAGTATCAGTCTGTAATTCAAGAAATTGAGAAGAGAGCTGGAAAAGAAACGATTGCCATACGTTTTAAATCTTCTACCAAAGCATCTCTTACACATTACAAAGATATAGCGGTTTTTAAAGATGAAGAAGATCCACTTTATTCTGATGGTGATCTATATGCAAGCACAATTAAAGATTTTTGCCAGATGACGGATGGTACAATTATTGCAACAGATATTACGAACAATAAGGTGAAGCTATTAGATAGCCTTTATCGGTTGAAAGATAGCATAAAAGTGTCTACATCCCCTTGGGGTGTTTGTCAAATAGCTGATAGCCAGATTGCTGTCTCTTGCGAGAAGAAAATACAGTTTTTTAATTTACACAGGAAAAGTAAATTTAGATCAGATATTTTAATGAATGACAAATGTCGTGGTATGACATATTGTGGAGgtaagttgtttgtttgttgtgaaGGTTTCGACCTAGGAGAAGGATCATCGCGTATTTTGGTATTTGATAGATCTGGAGAGCAAATTCAAGACATCAATCACAAAGGCATAATTGGAAGACCATTGTCTTTAGCAAAGAGTGAAGATGAGCAGAAGATTTTTGTAGCTGACAGCAATAAAGGAATTGTCATTCTCAATATAAATGGCCAATTGATTGATGCTATAAGACATCCTCAACTGAAGATCGCCGCAGGTGTTTGCGTAGGTAAATCAGGAGAAGTGTATACGTTCGACTACAGTTCTGGAGAATTATTCAAGCTTGAGCTGCACAAAGCTCTGGTCAAAATAGATAAATTGGATGTCAAGTTGAAATGccgaaatattgttttgtttgataGAACCCGTGATAGAATCATATCGCAAAGTGATAACAAGGCTTCTATAGAATTTGTTAATGTCTTGTAA